In Lathyrus oleraceus cultivar Zhongwan6 chromosome 2, CAAS_Psat_ZW6_1.0, whole genome shotgun sequence, the DNA window aattgctaaaacaatgggtcaaacttaactaaaaaaattataataagattatatatgtttagaagcaagagttagaaatgatccatgtgatggattggaataaggagttattcacccaactaaaatattcaagagttttattagatacaattggaaggagtttctacctaaataacctagttttcTGTAACCCTCCTACgcagacttaaaacaaagtgaaatgtgaatctcgacccactagaaaatcttccaacgggattttccgaatcaaatggtgagggtcatttattttgagtaaaatagtgggagcatatttaattaaaggcctaattaaatatgttattgatacttatattttcattattttcatgtagattaccatgacaacaaacacctctaacaacattttgcgatcaacCCTTGACAAGGAGAAATTGTCTGGGACAAACTTTCTGGATTGGCAtcgaaatctgaggattgtcctcaaacatgatagaaagttgtatgtcttggaggaacctgttcttgaagaggaacctcctagttctgcacccaaggcagaaagagatgcttataagaagcatgtcgatgataccaatgaaactgcttgtctcatgctagctaccatgaactcagagttgcaaaagcaacatgagaacatggcagctttcgatatgatcgaacacctgaagatgctctatcaagagcaagcaaggcatgaaaggtttgaagtttcaaaagccctttttcaaggcaagttagctgagggagcccctgtaggtccccatgtgctcaagatgattgggtatatggagaaccttgagaggttgggttttcccctcggaaagatttaatcttgcaatcgttgccagatagattcaatcaatttgtcctaaatttcaaaatgaatgatatggacaaatctcttcctgaactactagccatgttaagaactgctgagcagaatctgaagtcaaaagggaagtctattctgatgatcgaaaatggaaagagacagaaccccaagcagggtgataaagggaaaggcaaggaagttgccaaacccaaacccattgttgctgctttgaagcctagtggaggcataacaaaggaaggtacctacttccattgcggtaagaccggacactggaagagaaattgcccaaagtacctggaagataagaagaatggagtagagacttcaacttccagtatttttgttattggaattaatttatctacttctgcatcatgggtattagatactggatgcggttctcacatttataccaatgtgcaggggctaaaaaggagtagagatttggcaaaagatgaagttgacctacgagttggcaatggagcaaaggttgctgctttagccgtaggaacttatgtattgactttacctagtggtttaataattcagttagagaaatgttattatgtacctgcaattagtaggaatattatttccgtttcttgtttggacaagtttggtttttcatttataataaagaacaattgttgctcaacttatttgaatgatatattctatgctactttacaaatgaacaatggactatatgtccttgatctttaaatgcctatttataacattaatactaaaaggatgaaacctaatgagttaaatccaacttaccattggcattgtcgattaggccacataaatgagaaacgcatttccaaactccataaagatggactcttgtactcttttgattatgaatcatatgagacatgcagatcttgtttaattggaaagatgacaaagtctccattcacaggaaaaggtgaaagagctaatgatcttttggccctcatacatactgatgtatgtggaccactgaatataccagccagaggaggttttcagtacttcatcacatttactgatgatttcagtatatatagttatatatatttaatgaaacacaaatcagagtcccttgaaaagttcaaggaattcaagaatgaagtacaaaaacaactaggtaagaatattaaaactcttcaatcagatcgaggtggtaagtatttaagcctagagtttgatgaccatctgaaagagtgtgggatcctatcccaacttactcctcctagaacaccccaatggaatggtgtatttgagagaagaaatcgaaccctgttagacatggtccgatccatgatgagtcacgccgatcgcccaaactccttttggggacatgcactattgacagcagcttacacacttaaccctgttccatccaaaaaggttgagaagacaccatatgagatatggagtggtaagaaaccacatatgtcttacatgaagatttggggttgcaaagtttatgtgaaacgacaaattttaACTAAGCTTGAGCCCGAATCTGAtaaatgcttatttatggggtatcctaaagaaacaaaagggtattacttctacaatccttccgagggaaaagtgtttgtcgctcgaactggagttttcctagaaaaggattttatttccaatggaatcagtgggaggaaagtagagcttgaagaaattcaagaatcacaaagcattgatacacctatggaggaattagagtaggaaacacaagtagttgtggaagagcaacctgctcaagtagaacaagaccagcataggtcaagcaggatacatcaccaacctgagagatatggatatctcataactgatcaaggtgatgtgttactcatggatcaagatgagcctgtgacctaccaagaggccataactggtcccgagcctgagaagtggctagatgccatgaaatctgaaatggattccatgtacataaaccaagtttggaccttggtagagcctcatgtaggagttaaccctataggatgcaagtgggtcttcaaaaagaagactgacatggatggtaaggtacatacctataaggcaagactggttgcagaaggatataaacaaattcatggggttgactatgatgaaactttttcaccagttgcaatgcttaaatctgtttggattttacttgctatcgctgcatatcatgattatgaaatatggcagatggatgtcaaaacttatttccttaatgggaatcttcttgaggatgtgtacatgatacatcctgaaggatttgacataccagaagaagcctaaaagatatgtaagttacaaagatcaatctatggattgaagtaagcttccagaagctggaatctttgttttgatgaaacagtaaaacaatatggattcattaagaacgaagatgagccttgtgtctacaagaaggttagtgggagcatgatcgttttcctggtattatatgtagatgacatattactcattggaaacgatgtccctaccctgcaacaagtaaagtcttggttggggaaatgcttttctatgaaggacttAGGTGAAGaaacctatatattaggaatcagaatctatagagatagatcacaactgcttggcctaagtcaaagcatgtacatagacaaagtgttgagacactttaatatgcatgattccaagaaaggattcatacctatgaaacatggcttgtgtctatcaaaaacacaatccccttcaactaaggaagaaagggatcgcatgaataagattccatatgcatctacaataggatctatcatgtatgccatgttatgtactcgaccagatgtctcgtatgctttgagtgcaacaagtaggtaccaatctgatcctggtgatgctcattgggtagctgtcaagaatatccttaagtatttgagaaggactaaggactcattcttgatatatggagaTCAGGAAGAGCTagttgtaattggatacaccgatgctagcttccaagcagataaggatgactttagatcacaatctggttatgtgttttgcttaaacggtggcgctgtgagctggaaaacttcaaagcaagatacagttgttgattctacaaccaaggccgagtatattgctacctcaagtgcagcaaaggaagttgtttggatcaaaaaattcattagtgaacttggcatagttcctagcattgtggatcccattggtctctattgtgataacaatggtaCTATCGCACAAGttaaggagcctagatctcaccaacgatccaaacacatacttaggcgttatcacctcatttgagagataatagatagaggagatgtcaaaatatgcagagtacctacacttgacaatattgctgacccactcacaaagcctcttgcgcagaagaagcatgatggccatactagatctatgggcattaggggtatgcctgattggctctagtgctagtggaagattgttggtgtaagccctagaggccaatacttttggtacttgtatcgaattatttattaataataaaaggctttttctttattatgtttgtttaataaagtccctagaatagctagtccgtttaatgtatcaagtgtgacttaatcatgagatcacattaaacataaggacactattcttaaagtatatgtagtcgacctttattatgaagtgggataacattaaagcattaagactattatgtatatagattgatgatcacatctcatggatcatggataaggagttatcaagtcttaaacataggtatgaatattaagagtaatatttatactggattgacccattatgagaatactatatagaatgttatgcaaagtgtcataagttattctcatggtgataatggtgtataccacccttcaacctgaaaccactatggaccaCTAGTGCcttaatataattgccaatgccgcgaaaacctacagggtcacagacaaaaggatggattgatgagagataaagtaactaaggaatatcgtaatgtacggtgcccttaagtgaattgtagaacatcgtaaggtacggtgtacttaagtagaatacgaaatatggtaaggtaccacgcgcttaagtgattttggcatattataagatatgggccacatacacttgagtgggattttttagcttgcatcccacacaagtggttctataaataaaacccttgtgtagaagtatttgtgcagttgcaatttcgtttctctctctctctcactcacttaaagccttcattcgtagcagctagcactgagattgaggaatccgttcgtgtggaatgagtagaggcgttgtcattgttcaatgttcgtgatcgctccgtagatctgcatcaatcgttacaatcaccacaagaggtaacgattctatcactgataatgcccattcgtaaggatcactaaaggagaaattttaaattccgctgcgttttgtatcgctcttctccttcactAATTATATCCCTTTGCTCTTCCTCTGGGACACATCTTCTGATCAGCCCATCCACTCCTCTTTTGTATaggaatgggtcatcccacaagtaaaacctgcaatcatgaacaaactttttatttttgttagaatcaaaatcgTTGGGGATTACACCCCCCACCAAATAATTCGCATAGTCTGCGAACCACGGGATACCGATAACAGCGAGGATGTGTTCATCAGCGAACTCATCCTTTATCGGTCTCTTTTCTTCTGTTTCTTCAATAGGTGACATGCAAGATAGATGATCTTCAACTGTGTTTTCACACCCTTTTTTGTCTCGGATGTCTACATCAAATTCTTGGAAGAGTAAGATCCACCTGAGAATTCTTGGCTTAGAGTCTTGTTTAGCAAATAGATATTTCAAAGCGGCATGGTCCGTATACACTACAACCTTCGATCCTAACAAATATTGCCTGAACTTGTAAAAAGCATAAACCACGACCAATAACTCTTTTTCAGTGGTTGTGTAGTTCATCTGTGTCGGGTTCAACACATGACTAGCATAGTAAGTGACAGGTAATAACTTCTCTCTTCGTTGTCCTAAGACTGCCCCTACAGCAatatcactagcatcacacatgatctcaaatgGAAGAGACCAATCAGAGGCAATAACAATGGGTGCTGAAATCAGTTTGCTCTTCAATGTCTCAAGGCCATGGTGCATTCTTTGTTGAACAAAAATGCCTTTAACCAATAGAATGGTCGGCGGTTTTGCAATTTttgagaaatctcttatgaacctgtGGTAAAAAACCTGCGTGTCCTAAGAAACTCCTGATATCCTTCTCATTATTCGGGGGTGGGAGTTTAGATATCACTTCCACTTTTGCTTGGTCAACTTCAATTCCCTTGtaggaaattttgtgacccaaCGTTATCCCCTCAcgcaccatgaagtgacatttctcTCAGTTCAAAATTAAGTTCGTTTTCTAGCACCTGTCTAAAACAAGAGAGAGATTAGTTAAACAGTTACCAAATGACGATCCAAAGACCGAGAAGTCATCGATGAagacttccatatgcttttcgagcatgtcgGTGAAAATGGAAGTCATGCATCATTGGAAGGTGGTTGGGGCATTACACAACCTaaatggcattcttctgtaaGCAAAAACACCAAACGAGCATGTGAATATTGTCTTTGCTTGGTCTTCTGGAGTTACAGCAATCTAATTATACCCGGAGTATCCATATAGAAAACAGTAGTAATCATGCCCGACTAACCTCTCCAACATTTAGTcaataaatggtaaagggaaatggtccttcctagttgtTGCGTTCAACCTTCTGTAGTCAATGCAAACACGCCATCCGGTTATTGTCCGAGTAGGAATTAACTCATTTTTTTCGTTCTTTATTACGGTGGTCCCCCCCTTTCTTAGGGACAACATGAACCAGGCCCACCCACGGGCTGTCACAAATAGGATATACAAGACTTGTGTCTAACAGTTTCACCACGTCTTTCTGAACTACTTCCTTCATTGCATGATTGAGTCTTCTATGCGGTTGGACTACCGGTTTGTGGTCGTCTTCCATTTGAATTTTATGCATGCACACAGTAGGTCTAATACCCTTCAAGTCTTCAATTGCCCAACCAATAGCATTTTTGAACTTTTTCAAGACTTGGATGACCTTTTCTTCTTGGATATTCTGAAGGCTTGAGTTTATGATAGCAGGACATTTTCCTTCAGGTTTGAGAAAGACATATTTAAGATCGTCAGGAAGTTGTTTCAACTCTGTTTCCTTCTTTGGTTCTTCATTCTCCTCACTAGATTGAGGTAGGCGTAAATCCTCCCACCGGCGTGGTCGAGATCCTTTCCATGGGGGTTGTGCGTCCAACAAGGCTAGCACTTCAAATTCCCCGTTGTCCACCTCTTTATCCGAATCGAAAATAGATAAactcaacactctttccaaaggtGACTGGGGTGTATGCAAAGGACTATCATATGTCGTCACCTGATCCATAACATCTATAGTATGACTAGTACAAATATCATCCTTGTACCTCATGGTGTTTCGAATATCAATTTTCAATTCCTCATCATAAACCTTCAACGTCATTGTTCCTTCTTCTATGTTTATCAAGCACCGTCCAGTCTCCAAAAAGGGTCTCCCCAGAATAAGAgggatctcttcatcttccggcatttcaagaattacaaaatccaccggaaaTACAAACTTATCAATTTTCACCAGAACATCTTCGACAATGCCATACGGTTTCTTGACCGAATGATCAGCGAATTGGAGTGTCATCCTGGTATCTTGCACATCCCCTATACCAAgcttcttgtaaatggataacggtatgagactcacactagctcccaAATCAATAAGAGCTTTGTCGAACGACCTATCTCCAATAATACACGGGATAGTGGCAGCTCCTTAATCCTTCTTCTTTAtcggaatcttcataccctgcaaaatagcatTATAAGTTTCAGTTAGAATAATCGGGCTAGTGTCGGTGGTACGCCTCCTTGAAAtgatgtccttcatgaacttggcataagTAGGCATTTGTTCATGTGCCTCTAACAAAGGAATGTTAATCTCCAGCTTCTTGAATAACTCAAAGAATGtttcaaagtttttctcatgttgtCCTTTTTTCTTGTTTCTAGTGGGGAAGGGAAGCTTAACAACTGGCTTGGGCTCAACGACTGTTTCCTTCACAACTGGTTTCGGTGCTACCACTTTTTCTCtaacaacttcattttctttgatgTCAAGGTCCACTTCGATCAATTggtcttcctcttcatccacTTCCTCGACAACTTCATCCGATTTACCATTTCTTGTTGTCACCGCgctcacattattatgctctctaggATTTATCACCGTTGCACTAGGTAGAgcaccttgtgcttgagaactcGAAGCTAGTTACTGAGCGATTtgacccatttggacttcaaGATTCTTTATGGATAATGTGGTGTTTTTATGATTGTTATGGGTTTCTTCTTGAAATTAAACATTATGAGCTGCCATTCTTTCAATAGCAATTTCCCACTCATCTTTCTTAGGGCCATGTTGCTGCTGTTattgttgatattgagtttggtaCTGACCATATTGAGGAGCGGttcctttttggtctttccatgagaagttgggatgattctCCCAACCAGGATTGTATGTGTTAGAATAAGGATTATTTTGCTTCAAAAATTTGATTTCCTCCACTTGTTGAGGAGTTTCAAAACAATAAACAGTTTGGTGCGGACCACTACAAATTTCACAGTAGACAGTAGGAACCGGTTGGACCTGCACCACTTGTtgggtacctatattcatcgccTTCAGCTTCTTATCAACTTCAGCAGCTATAGTATCTTCAATACATATTTTATTAGTTTCTGGCTTTAAATCTATAACCCCTTCTGGTTTACTTTGATACCCATCGTACAACTCCTTGTGTTCATTAGCAGCACTAgcttcaatgatcttcttgattccggtggttgttgaaaaatttgtggaaCCACCGACTGCAGTATCAATTAGCtgtttggtctttattttgagaccattcacaaacatctgcatctgttcaattgcatccatattatgagttgggcaagCCACTAGgactctcttgaatctcttgtagGCGTCTCCCAAAGTTTCCCCATCCTTCTGCTTAAAATTTAGAATTTCATACCTCTTTCGCATAAATACCGATGCTAgaaaatactcattcaggaaGGGTTTTTCCATTTCTTCCCAAGATGTGATGCTACCGGCAGGTAAAGAATAAAACCACTCTTCAACTTCTTCCGCTAAGGTAAACGGGAACATTCTCAATTTCTTAGCTTCttcagtgtgaccatcaattttcagagtgttgctcatggtcagaaacctCTGCAAATGCTTGTTTTCATATTCATTCACTTTTCCAGTAACATGCTTCCTTTCAAGTTGATTAATGGTACTTAGGTGCAGCTGGAAATTAGCCACGttcactggttggttgacaataGTTAATCTGTCGGTTTGTGCATTTGCACCTCCGTAGTCTCCCAACAGTCTTTCTGGTTTGTGCATTTGCACCTGAATCTGAACCTGAATGGATGGAAAGTTGTTCTTCATCTTATTCCAATCTGGCTAATCgagcttgtctgagtcttgcccgcaaggttctctcgatttctgcgtcaaaagcaaaatcagctgaggccttacctcgcatacaaatATCAGACACATATCAGTTCATATAATcgaaataaaatattcaaaataaaggaaaatcaattatagttgcagagcaacaaaatttcaattgagaTAATTTTCAACTTATATTGGGCAATCCCTGGCAACGGTGCCAAAAACATGATCGAGAAAATAGCAAACGTACTATTTTGCCGATGTAGTAATCAGagggatgtttcccaaagatcgatctcgaggattaAGCAACAATGTATGTGTAAACAAtcactcaattgaacaaaagtaCTAGTTGGGTTTTGTAAAATTCACCGTAAGGGAAAATAAAACCAAATAAATGTTTTCACAGATTATAATAATATGCCAAGGGTGGTGTGTGAAAATCTCCtgtaatgacccttgagtgtatatctccttaataatgAGAATTGTTACAATTACCGGAACTTAAGATTGTTTCCCGCTAAGACCTCGGAGGGAAACCGTTggtattcaatctaacctctaagttcttaggtgattatgatgaaaccaagtcATTTTAGTTTAACAAGAATAACTCGGTAgccatagggtatccctagtcctaggtgatatctactatggtttcactgtttaaaaaccttaacaattgcaatcctACTAATTgttaaccatacatcaatcttaaTTTTTCTGATAAAGAAAGTATTACACAAATCACACAGTTAAATTGATAACAAATAACATATATTAAGGAAATTATAACATCAAagtcattacatgatcaattcagggacccccccccccccccctgacattggggggtttagcctttcatattattcaaataagatacaagataaaattgagacattacaaaaagTTCATAATTTCGTTGATCTTCAATCGTgtccgctcttgaaggatctcTATTCTTCGTCGCTTTCCACCGCTTCAATCTTTATCGTCTCTAATTTTTTATCGTGCAAAATTCCCTTTCTCCATATTCAAATCTCCCCTAAATAGTTCCTGATGACAATTTTTATCTAGCAAAAGTCCAGAATGCCCTCCGAGATAAGTCGTGCCAAAAACAGCAAAAAACTGGAGAATCAAGTTTCCAAGCCAACACTGGTCGTGTCAGGCAACACGACaggccgtgtcaggcaacacgacAGGCGGTGTTGGGCTTCTAGTGTGGAAGGCTTGACACGCCCCTTCAGGGAGGATGACATGGGtcgtgtcagctaacacgggcacccgtgtcagctccTGTTTTCCTCTTCCAAGTGGCctcacctgacacggcccgtgttgggcaacacgggtggtcgtgtcaaGGCTACTGTATTGCCCAATTTTCATCTCCCGACGGGCCCAGAACATCCAATTTACTTGTCTATCCCTCTAGTACTCttgcttacacctgaaaccaATAGAACTACTGCAAAGGGACATAAAATGGATGATAATGATGCATATAACATGTAATCAACAACTGgaaacaacaatgcaaaacatctaaattactaaacaaaacaataaaataagtAGACTAATATGTTACCGACTTCGTACAAAGGTGAtgaatgagtgtcagaaaacaagtagaaCTGGAGACGGATCAATAGGCCAACTCctgtgtttgttgttgaagaaatcaaggatgataagacatggtattatgatatcaaatgtttcctctaaagtcatatttacccgcttggggtatctttgaaatataagaagactttgagaagattagttggcaacttctacctgaatgatgatgtgctttacaagagaaacttcaatatggttttgctcatatgcgtggattgacacgaagcagacatgttgttgacagaagtccatgaaggttcctttggtactcattccaatggatattctatggcaaagaagatgttgagagcatgttatTATTGGCTGGCAATATaatctaactgttgcaagtttgtgaagaaattccataagtgtcaaatttatgcggataaaattcatgttcctccgaaacttttgaatgtcatttcctatccatggcccttctccatgtggggaattgatatgattggcatgattgatcccaaagcttcaaaccgacatcgtttcattctggtggctattgattacttcacaaactggttgaagcggcatcgtatgcaaatatgccaagtaagatcattactgataatggatcgaacttgaataacaagacGATATAATatctttgcaaagacttcaaaattgcacatcaCAGTTATTCTCCCTACtgacccaagatgaatggggttgttgaagctgcgaacaacaatatcaagaagattatttagaagatggttatgacgtacaaagattggcatgagattctcccatttgcttttcatgggtaccgtacattcgtccgcacttcaacaagggtaactcctttctctcttgtttatggcatggaaaATATGCTCCCCTTAGAGGTtaagatcccatcattgcgtgtgtTGATGGAATCCAAGTTGGCCGGAGCTGAATGGTGTCAtaccagatatgatcagttgaatttgattgaagagaagagattgactgccatgtgtcatagtCAATATATCATCAAAGAATAAAGAAAGATTTTGACaaagaaggtcaagcctcgtgtgtttcgagaaggtgacctcgtgctcaagaagatcttatcgTTCAAACttgattctaggggaaaatggactcttaattatgaaggcgtttatgttgttaagagagccttcttaagcggtgcattgattcttacaactatggattatgaagagttcactcgttctgtgaatgccaatgcagtcaagaaatacttcgcctaaaaaaaagaactgctcgctaagttgaaaacccgaaagggcgacttaggaaaaaatgaacatctcggtggattgaaaacccgaaaggatgatccaggaaaaagttagagaccTAAAACAGAAGAgtcatcccggtagattgagtaccccaccttggggaaatcttggcaaaaattagggattatggcatGTAACTGCATTTGGCTAGATTTGGTCATTGAAGCAGCATTATCAGTCAGTTTGGTGGTTGCATAGCCATGGCAGTATCTCCCCTTTGTGAGTCGCTGCAGTCCGGTTGATATttttggtaccttggaattggtttatttctcaatctccaagaagagtctTGTGAATGTTGTTTTCCTCTTAAGGAATATTTGTTGTTTTCATCCTCGTGTGGAACATTATTTTTCCTGATGGATTTTTATTCCCCAATGAAGCCCCCACAAAGTTGATATTGATTGATAGAAACTCCAGTAAGTTGTCCGGTTCGCCActcagagttttatctcttgttGTGATGTGGATTCCCCGCGGAGTTTCCTCTTCTGATGAAACATCTCCCAGTTCAGGAAATATTTGATTCTGAGCAGTTTTGATGTAGCAGccccctgtagggttgtctcccatttgatatggtgttgacctaaaattctcCGCAGCGTTGACTTGTGGCTttgaagtatatatatatatatatatatatatatatatatatatatatatatatatatatatatatatatatatatataatatatatatatatatatatatatatatatatatatatatatatatatatatatatatatatccccCATCTTGAGATgtggatcctcagcagatctctATTATCCTCAGCATTTTGGTCGATGCTCTAAGCAGTGCTTTCGGTCCCCGACAGAGTTTCCAAGCTGTATTTTCTCATCCCTGATAGAGTTTGAGCTTTAAGCAAGATCTTTGCTTATCCCCTAGCAATTATTTCCTCCTCTTTTAAGAGTAGAGCTTTGGAAGTTGGATTTGTTTTGATCCCCAttgatttatatatatatatatatatatatatatatatatatatatatatatatatatatatatatattcttcatttcCTCTGAGTGCTGAGTCTTAAGCAATTTTTGATCAGATCCATGTTCTCCATTTCTTCCCCAACCAAAGTTGGGCATTTATTATGGATTGTCGTATCCCCATTATTCCTTGAGTGCATGGTTGTGTGTTGTTACCAGGGAATTGAATATTTGAATATAGGA includes these proteins:
- the LOC127122932 gene encoding uncharacterized protein LOC127122932, with the translated sequence MKNNFPSIQVQIQVQMHKPERLLGDYGGANAQTDRLTIVNQPVNVANFQLHLSTINQLERKHVTGKVNEYENKHLQRFLTMSNTLKIDGHTEEAKKLRMFPFTLAEEVEEWFYSLPAGSITSWEEMEKPFLNEYFLASTKQLIDTAVGGSTNFSTTTGIKKIIEASAANEHKELYDGYQSKPEGVIDLKPETNKICIEDTIAAEVDKKLKAMNIGTQQVVQVQPVPTVYCEICSGPHQTVYCFETPQQVEEIKFLKQNNPYSNTYNPGWENHPNFSWKDQKGTAPQYASSSQAQGALPSATVINPREHNNVSAVTTRNGKSDEVVEEVDEEEDQLIEVDLDIKENEVVREKVVAPKPVVKETVVEPKPVVKLPFPTRNKKKGQHEKNFETFFELFKKLEINIPLLEAHEQMPTYAKFMKDIISRRRTTDTSPIILTETYNAILQGMKIPIKKKD